The following coding sequences are from one Saccharomyces eubayanus strain FM1318 chromosome VII, whole genome shotgun sequence window:
- the INO80 gene encoding chromatin-remodeling ATPase INO80 — MSLAVLLNKEDKDISDFSKLTADELPTSNGNEGVADAGPRKVLDKRQAYLSRLNSEFDRIKKRDSIEQLYQDWKFVNLQEFELISEWNQQSKDWQFDNTSDSIDLHFKKLYRDMSSINKEWSEYQTFKNTNLSDIINEKDADEDEDEDEDDVEDGDEAVEQEDQSPTKHVNGKNLHANGAQKSKKKDSTAALGRAIKKEQDNVDAVSAVDGDDNEGDGDGDDNDDENDDDDDDDDDDDNDNDNDDDEEEEDEMEELEEEDFAAFEEQDDNDDEDFNPDGEKRRKRSSSSSSSTKLSMNSLSLITSKKINKNITIDSDRPKIVRELIKMCNKNKHQKIKKRRFTNCIVTDYNPIDSKLNIKITLKQYHVKRLKKLINDAKREREREEALKNNVDLDGNDLDNDEDGPESQKRRKLNNNNVGAADDPNKRKFNTRHGLPTYGMKMNAKEARAIQRHYDNTYTTIWKDMARKDSAKMSRLVQQMQSIRSTNFRKTSSLCAREAKKWQSKNFKQIKDFQTRARRGIREMSNFWKKNEREERDLKKKIEKEAMELAKKEEEEKESKRQAKKLNFLLTQTELYSHFIGRKIKTDELEGNGASNNGSQNHKNIDISALVPNKNDFHSIDFDNENDEQLRQRAAENASNALAETRAKAKQFDAHANAQGGDDEDDDEDELNFQNPTSLGEITIEQPKILACTLKEYQLKGLNWLANLYDQGINGILADEMGLGKTVQSISVLAHLAENHNIWGPFLVVTPASTLHNWVNEISKFLPEFKILPYWGNANDRKVLRKFWDRKNLRYNRNAPFHVMITSYQMVVTDANYLQKMKWQYMILDEAQAIKSSQSSRWKNLLSFHCRNRLLLTGTPIQNSMQELWALLHFIMPSLFDSHDEFNEWFSKDIESHAEANTKLNQQQLRRLHMILKPFMLRRVKKNVQSELGDKIEIDVLCNLTQRQAKLYQVLKSQISTNYDAIENAATNDSNSNSTSSSGSDQNLINAVMQFRKVCNHPDLFERADVDSPFSFTTFGKTTSMLTASVANNNSTVVSNSNMNLSSMSSNNISNGKFTDLIYSSRNPIKYNLPRLVYDDLILPNYNNNVDIVQKIQNVKFNIFNTSINYELCLFLSKLTGESSLNEFFRISNTPLLKKIIEFTDQPHNPNSLMVKSKTEELLRLSKNTPSKGVLASLLNIKQLTYEDEYLNSIQRGYHPNVSAPPITIEVLGSSHISNSINNDLFDPIVTQALSDIPTATQYNMHVNKKIPIESFPRTGLFPEPLNKHFSSNISMPSMDRFITESAKLRKLDELLVKLKAEGHRVLIYFQMTKMMDLMEEYLTYKQYNHIRLDGSSKLEDRRDLVHDWQTNPEIFVFLLSTRAGGLGINLTAADTVIFYDSDWNPTIDSQAMDRAHRLGQTRQVTVYRLLVRGTIEERMRDRAKQKEQVQQVVMEGKTQEKNIKTIEVGENDSDVTPESDKNIIQNEIKARASALA, encoded by the coding sequence ATGTCGCTAGCCGTTTTGCTCAACAAGGAAGACAAAGACATATCTGATTTCTCAAAGCTCACTGCGGATGAACTTCCCACGAGCAATGGCAATGAGGGAGTAGCCGATGCTGGACCTCGCAAAGTGCTAGATAAGAGACAGGCGTACCTGTCCCGATTAAACAGCGAGTTTGATCgcatcaagaaaagagactCGATAGAGCAGCTCTACCAGGACTGGAAGTTTGTCAATCTACAGGAGTTTGAGTTGATATCTGAATGGAATCAGCAGTCCAAGGACTGGCAATTCGACAACACTAGTGATTCCATCGATCTGCATTTCAAGAAGCTGTACCGTGATATGAGTTCGATCAACAAGGAATGGTCGGAGTACCAGACTTTCAAGAACACTAATCTTTCGGACATAATCAACGAAAAGGATGCtgacgaagatgaggacgaagacgaagatgacgtGGAAGATGGTGACGAGGCGGTGGAACAGGAAGACCAAAGCCCTACCAAACACGTCAATGGTAAAAATTTGCATGCAAATGGTGctcaaaaatcaaaaaagaaggattCCACGGCTGCCCTGGGGAGAGCTATAAAGAAGGAACAAGACAATGTCGATGCGGTCTCGGCTGTCGATGGCGACGATAACGAAGGTGACGGTGACGGTGACGATAACGACGACgaaaatgatgacgatgacgatgacgatgacgacgacgacaaCGACAACGacaacgatgatgacgaggaagaagaagacgaaatGGAGGAGCTTGAAGAGGAGGACTTCGCCGCTTTTGAAGAGCAAGATGACaatgacgacgaagacTTCAATCCTGACGGCGAGAAGAGGAGAAAGAGgtcttcgtcatcttcgtcatctaCCAAGTTGTCAATGAACTCGCTATCTCTTATAAcatccaagaaaataaataaaaatatcactATCGACAGCGATAGACCGAAAATCGTACGTGAGCTTATCAAAATGTGTAATAAGAACAAACAccaaaagatcaagaagaggaggTTCACCAACTGTATTGTCACCGACTACAATCCAATTGACTCGAAGTTAAACATAAAAATTACTCTAAAGCAGTATCATGTGAAAAggttaaagaaattaatCAACGATGccaagagagaaagagaaagagaggaggctttgaaaaacaacgTTGATTTGGACGGTAATGATTTGGACAATGACGAAGACGGCCCAGAATCCcaaaagagaaggaaactaaacaacaataatgtTGGCGCTGCTGATGATCCTAACAAGAGAAAGTTCAACACTAGACACGGGTTGCCCACTTATGGTATGAAGATGAATGCTAAAGAAGCTCGGGCCATCCAGAGGCACTATGACAACACTTACACGACCATTTGGAAAGATATGGCGCGTAAAGATTCTGCAAAAATGTCAAGGTTGGTTCAACAAATGCAATCCATCAGATCGACGAATTTCAGGAAAACCTCGTCACTCTGTGCTAGAGAAGCGAAAAAATGGCAATCCAAGAACTTCAAACAAATCAAGGATTTCCAAACAAGAGCTAGAAGAGGTATTAGAGAAATGTCCAATTTctggaagaagaatgaaCGTGAAGAAAGGGAcctaaagaagaaaatagaaaaggaGGCCATGGAACTGGCCAAgaaggaggaagaagagaaagaatcTAAGAGGCAAGCCAAAAAACTAAATTTCCTCTTAACTCAGACAGAACTGTATTCGCATTTTATTGGAaggaaaatcaaaacagaCGAACTGGAAGGGAATGGTGCTTCCAACAATGGTTCTCAAAATCATAAAAATATCGATATTTCAGCATTAGttccaaacaaaaatgatttCCACTCTATTGATTTCGATaacgaaaatgatgaaCAACTAAGACAAAGAGCTGCAGAGAATGCTTCGAATGCTCTGGCTGAAACAAGAGCGAAAGCCAAGCAATTTGATGCTCACGCAAACGCACAGGGGggtgacgatgaagatgacgatgaagatgagttgaatttccaaaatccAACCTCTTTAGGTGAAATAACTATTGAGCAACCCAAAATTTTAGCATGcactttgaaagaatacCAACTGAAGGGGTTGAACTGGCTAGCCAACCTGTATGACCAAGGTATCAATGGTATCTTGGCAGATGAAATGGGGTTGGGTAAAACCGTACAATCTATTTCTGTTCTAGCTCATTTGGCGGAAAATCATAACATTTGGGGGCCCTTTCTGGTGGTCACACCTGCCTCCACTCTACATAATTGGGTTAACGAAATATCCAAATTTCTGCctgaattcaaaattttgcCGTATTGGGGGAACGCCAATGACCGTAAAGTTCTGAGAAAATTTTGGGACAGGAAAAACTTGAGGTATAATAGGAATGCTCCATTCCATGTTATGATTACTTCGTACCAAATGGTCGTTACTGATGCCAActatttacaaaaaatgaaatggcAATACATGATCTTGGATGAGGCTCAAGCTATCAAATCTTCACAATCTTCCAGATGGAAAAATTTGCTAAGCTTTCATTGTCGTAATAGACTATTATTAACTGGTACACCTATCCAGAACAGTATGCAAGAATTATGGGCACTTTTACATTTTATCATGCCTTCCCTTTTTGACTCTCATGATGAATTTAATGAATGGTTCTCCAAGGACATTGAATCTCATGCCGAagcaaatacaaaattGAACCAGCAGCAATTACGTCGTTTGCATATGATCTTGAAGCCGTTTATGTTAAGACGTGTGAAAAAGAACGTGCAATCCGAATTGGGTGACAAGATTGAAATCGACGTTTTATGTAATTTGACTCAAAGACAAGCCAAGTTATACCAAGTGTTGAAATCTCAAATTTCTACAAATTATGATGCCATTGAGAATGCCGCCACAAACGACTCTAACTCTAATTCAACCTCCAGTTCGGGTTCCGATCAAAATTTAATCAACGCAGTCATGCAATTTAGAAAAGTTTGTAATCATCCAgatctttttgaaagagctgACGTCGATTCTCCATTTTCCTTCACTACTTTTGGTAAAACTACTTCAATGCTAACTGCATCTGTGGCCAACAATAACAGCACTGTTGTAAGCAATAGCAATATGAACCTCTCTAGTATGAGCAGTAATAATATTTCGAATGGAAAATTCACTGATCTGATTTACTCTTCAAGGAATCCAATTAAGTATAATTTACCAAGGTTAGTTTATGATGATTTGATTCTACCAAACTATAACAATAACGTTGATATAGTTcagaaaatacaaaatgtgaaattcaatattttcaacacATCAATAAATTATGAATTGTGTTTATTCTTGTCCAAATTAACCGGAGAAAGCTCTCtgaatgaatttttcaggaTATCCAATACGCCactactgaaaaaaataatagaattTACAGACCAACCACACAATCCTAATAGTTTGATGGTCAAAAGTAAAACTGAAGAATTATTGAGactttccaaaaatacACCTTCGAAAGGTGTATTGGCATCATTATTAAACATCAAACAACTAACCTATGAAGATGAGTACTTGAATAGTATACAACGTGGTTATCATCCAAATGTTTCTGCTCCTCCAATTACTATTGAAGTTCTTGGTTCCAGTCACATTTCTAACAGCATAAACAATGATCTATTTGACCCAATAGTGACTCAGGCACTATCCGATATTCCGACAGCAACGCAATATAACATGCAcgtcaacaaaaaaataccgATTGAAAGCTTTCCAAGGACAGGATTATTCCCTGAACCATTAAATAAgcatttttcatcaaacaTATCGATGCCGTCTATGGATAGATTCATTACCGAATCAGCAAAGCTAAGAAAATTGGATGAATTATTAGTGAAATTGAAAGCGGAAGGTCACAGAGTTCTGATTTATTTCCAAATGACCAAAATGATGGATTTGATGGAAGAGTATTTAACCTATAAACAGTACAACCATATTAGACTGGATGGTTCATCGAAATTGGAAGATCGTCGTGATTTGGTTCATGATTGGCAAACTAACCCAGAgatttttgtatttcttttgagtACAAGAGCGGGTGGGTTAGGTATTAACTTAACGGCTGCTGATACAGTTATATTCTATGATTCTGATTGGAACCCTACTATTGACTCACAGGCTATGGATAGAGCACATAGATTGGGTCAAACTAGACAAGTGACGGTATACAGACTGCTTGTTCGTGGCACCATCGAAGAAAGAATGAGAGATAGAGCCAAACAGAAGGAACAGGTTCAACAAGTTGTGATGGAAGGCAAGAcccaagaaaagaacattAAAACCATTGAAGTTGGTGAAAATGATTCTGATGTAACTCCAGAAAGTGATAAGAACATAATTCAGAATGAAATCAAAGCCAGAGCAAGTGCATTGGcatga
- the ARO2 gene encoding bifunctional chorismate synthase/riboflavin reductase [NAD(P)H] ARO2, with protein MSTFGKLFRVTTYGESHCRSVGCIVDGVPPGMSLTEEDIQPQLTRRRPGQSKLSTPRDEKDRVEIQAGTEFGKTLGTPIAMMIKNEDHRPHDYSDMDKFPRPSHADFTYSEKYGIKASSGGGRASARETIGRVASGAIAEKFLAQNSNVEIVAFVTQIGEIKMNRDTFDPEFQRLLNTITREKVDSMGPIRCPDASVAGLMVKEIEKYRGNKDSIGGVVTCVVRNLPTGLGEPCFDKLEAMLAHAMLSIPASKGFEIGSGFQGVSVPGSKHNDPFYFEKETNRLRTKTNNSGGVQGGISNGENIYFSVPFKSVATISQEQKTVTYDGEEGVLAAKGRHDPAVTPRAIPIVEAMAALVLADALLIQKSREFSRSVVH; from the coding sequence ATGTCGACATTTGGAAAGCTGTTCCGTGTCACCACGTATGGTGAATCGCATTGCAGGTCCGTCGGATGCATTGTCGACGGTGTGCCCCCAGGAATGTCATTGACTGAAGAGGACATCCAGCCGCAGTTAACCAGAAGAAGACCGGGTCAGTCTAAGCTGTCAACTCCCAGGGACGAGAAGGACCGAGTGGAAATTCAGGCCGGTACCGAGTTCGGCAAGACGTTGGGAACGCCCATCGCCATGATGATCAAGAATGAGGACCACAGACCCCACGACTACTCTGATATGGATAAGTTCCCCAGACCCTCTCATGCGGACTTCACCTACTCCGAGAAGTACGGGATCAAGGCCTCGTCCGGTGGTGGTAGAGCGTCCGCCAGAGAGACGATTGGACGTGTCGCTTCTGGTGCGATTGCTGAGAAGTTCTTGGCTCAAAATTCTAACGTTGAGATCGTAGCGTTTGTCACCCAGATCGGTGAAATTAAGATGAACAGAGATACTTTCGACCCTGAATTCCAGCGCCTGTTGAACACCATCACCAGGGAGAAGGTGGACTCCATGGGCCCCATTAGATGTCCGGACGCTTCAGTGGCTGGATTAATGGTCAAGGAAATCGAGAAGTACAGGGGAAACAAGGACTCCATTGGTGGTGTTGTCACCTGTGTGGTGAGAAACTTGCCCACCGGTCTTGGTGAGCCATGTTTCGACAAGTTGGAAGCCATGCTGGCTCACGCCATGCTGTCCATCCCAGCATCCAAGGGGTTCGAGATCGGCTCGGGTTTCCAAGGTGTCTCTGTACCAGGGTCCAAGCACAACGACCCATTCTACttcgaaaaagaaaccaacaGGTTGAGAACAAAGACTAATAACTCTGGTGGTGTGCAAGGTGGTATCTCCAACGGTGAAAACATCTACTTCTCCGTCCCATTCAAGTCCGTAGCCACAATTTcccaagaacaaaaaactGTCACTTATGATGGTGAAGAGGGTGTCCTGGCTGCCAAAGGTAGACATGACCCTGCCGTGACTCCAAGAGCCATCCCTATTGTCGAAGCCATGGCCGCCCTAGTGTTGGCCGATGCCCTCTTGATCCAAAAGTCAAGAGAGTTCTCCAGATCCGTGGTTCATTAA
- the RPL9A gene encoding 60S ribosomal protein uL6, with protein MKYIQTEQQINVPAGVTVSIKSRIVKVEGPRGTLNKNLKHIDVTFNKISNELIKVTVHNGDRKHVAALRTVKSLVDNMITGVTKGYKYKMRYVYAHFPINVNVIEKEGAKFIEIRNFLGDKKIRNVPIRDGVAIEFSTNVKDEIVLSGNSVEDVSQNAADLQQICRVRNKDIRKFLDGIYVSHKGFITEDL; from the coding sequence ATGAAATACATCCAAACTGAACAACAAATTAACGTTCCAGCAGGTGTTACTGTTAGCATCAAGTCCAGAATCGTCAAGGTCGAAGGTCCAAGAGGTactttgaacaagaacttGAAGCACATTGATGTCACTTTCAACAAGATCAGCAACGAATTGATCAAGGTCACTGTCCACAACGGTGACAGAAAGCACGTTGCTGCTTTGAGAACTGTCAAGTCTTTGGTTGACAACATGATCACTGGTGTCACTAAGGGTTACAAGTACAAGATGAGATACGTTTACGCGCATTTCCCAATCAACGTCAAcgttattgaaaaggaaggtGCTAAGTTCATCGAAATCAGAAACTTCTTGGGTGACAAGAAGATCAGAAACGTCCCAATCAGAGATGGTGTTGCCATTGAATTCTCCACCAACGTTAAGGATGAAATCGTTTTATCTGGTAACTCCGTCGAAGACGTTTCCCAAAACGCTGCTGACTTGCAACAAATCTGTCGTGTCAGAAACAAGGATATCCGTAAGTTTTTGGATGGTATCTATGTCTCTCACAAGGGTTTCATTACTGAAGATTTATAA